In Rosa chinensis cultivar Old Blush chromosome 1, RchiOBHm-V2, whole genome shotgun sequence, a genomic segment contains:
- the LOC112181621 gene encoding DNA-directed RNA polymerases I and III subunit RPAC2: MELGSLSDPTQSTFSLVDEDHTFANAIRFTLNQDPRTKFCGYSIPHPSDNRVNIRIQTTGDPAKDVFKDACQDLMVMCQHVSNTFNKAVVDFKLSNSVEGMDIESDS; the protein is encoded by the exons ATGGAACTTGGGTCCCTTTCTGATCCCACCCAATCCACATTCTCTTTAGTTGATGAGGATCATACATTCGCAAATGCTATCAGGTTTACTTTGAATCAGGA TCCAAGGACGAAATTCTGTGGGTACAGCATTCCTCATCCATCAGATAACCGAGTTAATATTAGAATCCAGACTACAG GTGATCCAGCAAAAGATGTATTCAAAGATGCATGCCAGGATCTCATGGTGATGTGCCAGCATGTGAGCAACACTTTTAACAAGGCTGTGGTTGATTTCAAATTGAGCAACTCTGTGGAGGGCATGGATATTGAATCAGATAGTTAA